A single genomic interval of Lathyrus oleraceus cultivar Zhongwan6 chromosome 7, CAAS_Psat_ZW6_1.0, whole genome shotgun sequence harbors:
- the LOC127100314 gene encoding uncharacterized protein LOC127100314 encodes MKGVLTLHLWNPPPRFHTLSLPSLSSPLPLSISASSSGTQQQDLLTPKERRRLRNERRESKNTTNWREEVEDKLSKKTKKEKKSWMDELNLDNLMKLGPQWWVVRVSQRKAEYTAEALARSLAKFFPDTDFKVYAPVIHEKKKLKNGSISVKPKPLFAGCIFLRCVLNKPLHDFIKEYDGVGGFIGSKVGNTKKMINKPRPVSEVDMESIYKQAKVEQENADKAFEEEQKKTAVISGNPNSEIDSDVSKAIVDSKPIRGSRKTSNQLTVTEETSSVKKNVKLTTGSTVQIISGSFSGFAGTLKKLSRKTKMATVHLTIFGKENIVDLDVSEIAPETN; translated from the exons ATGAAAGGGGTGCTTACGCTTCATCTATGGAATCCACCACCGCGCTTCCACACTCTCTCTCTTCCCTCTCTCTCCTCCCCCCTCCCTCTCTCAATCTCCGCCTCCTCTTCCGGCACCCAACAACAAGACCTTCTCACTCCCAAAGAGAGAAGGCGCTTAAGAAACGAGCGAAGAGAGAGCAAGAACACAACCAATTGGAGAGAAGAAGTAGAAGATAAACTCAGTAAGAAGACTAAGAAGGAGAAGAAGTCATGGATGGATGAACTCAACCTTGATAATCTCATGAAATTGGGTCCTCAATGGTGGGTTGTACGCGTTTCGCAGCGTAAGGCTGAGTATACTGCGGAAGCACTCGCTCGTTCGTTGGCCAAGTTTTTCCCTGATACAGACTTTAAG GTATATGCTCCAGTTATCCATGAAAAAAAGAAATTGAAGAATGGTTCCATCTCCGTAAAACCAAAGCCTCTTTTCGCGGGTTGTATTTTTCTGAGATGTGTATTGAACAAACCATTGCATGACTTCATAAAAGAGTATGATGGTGTTGGTGGCTTTATTGGATCCAAGGTTGGAAATAC AAAGAAAATGATTAATAAACCAAGGCCAGTATCTGAGGTTGATATGGAATCAATTTACAAACAGGCAAAAGTGGAGCAAGAAAATGCTGACAAAGCATTTGAGGAAGAGCAAAAGAAAACTGCTGTAATCTCTGGGAATCCGAATTCAGAGATAGACTCAGATGTTTCAAAAGCTATTGTTGATTCTAAGCCTATAAGAGGCTCTAGAAAAACATCTAACCAACTCACAGTCACAGAAGAAACTTCATCTGTTAAAAAAAACGTTAAACTTACCACAGGTTCCACTGTTCAAATTATATCCGGATCATTTTCAGGTTTTGCAGGCACCCTCAAGAAGCTGAGCCGCAAAACCAAAATG GCGACGGTGCATTTGACCATATTCGGGAAAGAGAATATAGTAGACTTAGATGTTAGTGAAATTGCTCCAGAGACTAACTAA